The Magnetococcales bacterium genome contains the following window.
CGAGTATCCAGCGACACGCCACGAATGGACCAGATAGCATCCTGATTTTTGATTTCAGCTTTCATCGAACGGACCCTCGAAGATGCGTTGAATGTTTTGGGCCGAATGCAACACACGCAAGATGACAACCCCGCGTCCGTCATCCCTTTTACGATAGATCACCAGATACCGACCGACGGGAAAGCAGAATACGAGACGGGCGATAAAGGCCACCGGTTGTCCAAGATCGGGAAACAACTCCAAGCGTTTGCAAGTTTCCAGCAAGCGGATGATCCAAGCATCCGCGTTCTTCGGTTGATCTTGGGCGATATAACGACGAATACCGACCAGATCACGTTGCGCATAAATGGAAATTTGAAGAG
Protein-coding sequences here:
- a CDS encoding type II toxin-antitoxin system RelE/ParE family toxin, which gives rise to MPLQISIYAQRDLVGIRRYIAQDQPKNADAWIIRLLETCKRLELFPDLGQPVAFIARLVFCFPVGRYLVIYRKRDDGRGVVILRVLHSAQNIQRIFEGPFDES